One region of Bosea sp. 29B genomic DNA includes:
- a CDS encoding transporter substrate-binding domain-containing protein has protein sequence MSERPIVFAYLDEPPFCWPAAGGTAQGCDVELVAAAFRALDITEFEQQLTTFAELLPGLASGRWTLTTPLFITAERRRLVDFGRPVWALADGLLVRSADHERLTGYRAIAVAGARLVVVGGQVQEQAGLAAGIAPERMIRVATQEEAVAAVRTGQADAYASVSMAHRGYLAREPDAELAIVKVPDSESTPAAGAFAFGKQHAALRERLNTALESLIGSGWHRTMMVRHGFLAGEY, from the coding sequence ATGTCGGAACGGCCGATCGTCTTCGCCTATCTCGACGAGCCGCCCTTCTGCTGGCCGGCAGCTGGCGGCACTGCGCAAGGCTGCGACGTCGAGCTGGTGGCGGCGGCTTTTCGGGCCCTCGACATCACGGAGTTCGAGCAGCAGCTGACGACCTTCGCCGAGCTGCTGCCTGGGCTCGCCAGCGGACGCTGGACGCTCACGACACCGCTTTTCATAACAGCCGAGCGCCGGCGGCTCGTCGATTTCGGCCGCCCTGTCTGGGCGCTTGCCGACGGGTTGCTGGTCCGGTCAGCCGATCATGAGCGGCTGACCGGCTATCGCGCCATCGCGGTGGCCGGCGCCCGCCTCGTCGTCGTCGGTGGGCAGGTTCAGGAGCAAGCCGGGCTCGCTGCCGGCATTGCGCCGGAGCGGATGATCCGCGTCGCGACACAGGAAGAGGCCGTAGCAGCGGTCAGGACTGGCCAGGCCGACGCCTATGCCAGTGTCAGCATGGCCCATCGCGGCTATCTCGCCCGCGAGCCCGATGCAGAATTGGCGATTGTCAAAGTACCAGACAGCGAAAGCACGCCAGCTGCCGGAGCCTTCGCCTTCGGCAAGCAGCACGCCGCGCTGCGGGAGCGCCTCAATACCGCCCTCGAAAGCCTCATTGGCAGCGGCTGGCACCGCACAATGATGGTGCGCCACGGCTTCCTTGCCGGTGAATACTAA
- the metC gene encoding cystathionine beta-lyase, giving the protein MKKLSKPEFARLREKTRLALAGRDPSDSYGFVNPPIVRGSTVVYPNTEDFLVRKARYSYGTSGSPTIDALLAAADTMEGGAGVLACSSGLLACTLPTLAFLRAGDHFLVTDSVYHPMRNFCDRMLPRYGVEVTYYDPLIGEGIAELFKPNTRAVWTESPGSQTLEVQDIPAIVAAAHARDIMVMMDNTWATPLFFDAHKFGVDVSVQAGTKYYAGHSDVLIGTVSARTPEHYAQLKLTWDALGVIIAAEDAYLTLRGIRTLAVRLKEQQPAGLEMARWLAARPEVARVIHPALPSDPGHALWKRDFTGACSLFSIELEPVSMKAVAALLDGLALFGMGASWGGYESLVLPFDCKRYRTATKPGFKGPTIRLHIGLEDLEDLKEDLDAGFTRLRAAS; this is encoded by the coding sequence ATGAAAAAGCTGTCCAAGCCCGAATTCGCGCGGCTGCGCGAGAAGACCCGCCTTGCCCTCGCCGGCCGCGACCCGTCCGACAGCTATGGCTTCGTCAACCCGCCGATCGTCCGCGGCTCGACGGTGGTCTACCCGAACACCGAGGATTTCCTCGTCCGCAAGGCGCGCTACAGCTACGGCACGTCGGGCAGCCCGACCATCGACGCGCTGCTTGCCGCCGCCGACACGATGGAGGGTGGCGCCGGCGTCCTCGCCTGCTCGTCCGGTCTGCTCGCCTGCACCTTGCCCACCCTCGCCTTCCTGAGGGCGGGCGACCACTTCCTCGTAACCGACAGCGTCTACCATCCGATGCGCAATTTCTGCGACCGGATGCTGCCGCGCTACGGTGTCGAGGTCACCTATTACGATCCGCTCATCGGCGAAGGCATCGCGGAGCTGTTCAAGCCGAACACAAGGGCGGTCTGGACGGAGTCGCCGGGTTCACAGACCCTGGAGGTCCAGGACATCCCCGCGATCGTGGCCGCGGCGCATGCCCGCGACATCATGGTGATGATGGACAACACCTGGGCGACACCGCTCTTCTTCGATGCGCACAAGTTCGGCGTCGACGTCTCGGTCCAGGCCGGGACGAAATACTATGCCGGGCATTCCGACGTGCTGATCGGCACGGTGTCGGCCCGCACGCCGGAGCACTATGCCCAGCTCAAGCTAACCTGGGACGCGCTCGGCGTGATCATCGCCGCCGAGGACGCCTATCTGACGCTGCGTGGCATCCGGACCCTGGCCGTCAGGCTAAAGGAACAGCAACCTGCCGGGCTGGAAATGGCGCGCTGGCTGGCCGCGCGCCCTGAGGTCGCCCGTGTGATCCATCCCGCGCTGCCCAGCGATCCCGGCCACGCCCTCTGGAAGCGCGATTTCACCGGCGCCTGCTCGCTGTTCTCCATCGAGCTCGAACCCGTCTCGATGAAGGCGGTGGCCGCCCTGCTCGACGGGCTCGCCTTGTTCGGCATGGGCGCATCCTGGGGCGGCTATGAGAGCCTTGTCCTGCCCTTCGACTGCAAGCGCTATCGCACCGCGACCAAGCCCGGGTTCAAGGGCCCGACGATCCGTCTCCATATCGGGCTGGAGGATCTGGAGGACCTGAAGGAGGATCTCGACGCCGGCTTCACGCGGCTGAGGGCGGCGAGCTGA
- a CDS encoding amino acid ABC transporter substrate-binding protein → MAAAVAGFGFALAAASAQAQAPQTLSQVKSRGILNCGSNTGLAGFGVPDAQGNWTGLDVEFCRAISATIFNDPAKVKFIPLSAKDRFTALQSGEVDVLVRNSTWTMSRDTALGLQFTGVNYYDGQGFLVRKKLGVTSAMQLNGASVCTQQGTTTELNLADFFRANNLKYEVVAFATSDETVKAYDSGRCDAFTTDASGLYAERLKLTAPDDHMVLPEIISKEPLGPATRNTDAQWFGLIKWVHYAMLNAEELGVTKANVDEMLKSSNPEIKRLLGTEGKFGESIGLTTDWAYRIIKHVGNYGESFERTVGQGSLLKIARGQNALWTKGGLQYAPPVR, encoded by the coding sequence ATGGCAGCCGCGGTCGCCGGGTTCGGCTTCGCGCTGGCGGCGGCGAGCGCACAGGCGCAGGCGCCGCAGACCCTTAGTCAAGTGAAGAGCCGTGGCATCCTGAACTGCGGTTCCAATACCGGCCTCGCCGGTTTCGGCGTGCCGGATGCGCAGGGCAACTGGACCGGCCTCGACGTCGAGTTCTGCCGCGCCATCTCCGCTACGATCTTCAACGACCCGGCCAAGGTGAAGTTCATCCCGCTCTCGGCCAAGGACCGCTTCACGGCCCTGCAGTCGGGCGAGGTCGATGTGCTCGTGCGCAACTCGACCTGGACGATGTCGCGTGACACCGCGCTCGGCCTGCAGTTCACCGGCGTCAACTATTATGACGGTCAGGGCTTCCTGGTCCGCAAGAAGCTCGGCGTGACCTCGGCCATGCAGCTCAATGGCGCCTCGGTCTGCACCCAGCAGGGCACCACGACCGAACTCAACCTCGCCGACTTCTTCCGCGCCAACAACCTGAAATACGAAGTCGTCGCCTTCGCCACCTCGGACGAGACGGTCAAGGCCTATGACTCCGGCCGCTGCGATGCCTTCACCACCGACGCTTCGGGCCTCTATGCCGAGCGCCTGAAGCTGACGGCTCCGGACGATCACATGGTCCTGCCCGAGATCATCTCGAAGGAGCCGCTCGGACCGGCGACCCGCAACACCGACGCCCAGTGGTTCGGCCTCATCAAGTGGGTCCACTATGCCATGCTCAACGCTGAGGAACTCGGCGTGACCAAGGCCAATGTCGACGAGATGCTGAAATCCAGCAATCCGGAGATCAAGCGCCTGCTCGGCACCGAGGGCAAGTTCGGCGAGAGCATCGGCCTGACGACGGACTGGGCCTACCGGATCATCAAGCATGTCGGCAATTATGGCGAGAGCTTCGAGCGCACGGTCGGCCAGGGTTCGCTGCTGAAGATCGCCCGCGGCCAGAACGCGCTGTGGACGAAGGGCGGCCTGCAATACGCGCCGCCGGTTCGCTAA
- a CDS encoding amino acid ABC transporter substrate-binding protein, translating into MIRIISAALFAVAALFGSASAQAQQTLAQIKSRGVLNCGSNTGLIGFGAPDPQGNWSGLDVEYCRAIAAAIFNDPSKVKFIPLSANDRFKALLASEVDVLVRNSTWTISNDTPPGLLFTNVNYYDGQGLMVRRKLGVMSVMQLAGASICVQRGTTTELNLVDFFKTNNLRHTIVSFDTGPETLKAYDAGRCDAFTTDASSLYSERLKLTAPDDHMVLVEIISKEPLGPLTRDNDSQWFKLVRWVHFAMLNAEELGVTKANVDQMRGSTNPEIRRLLGIDGKFGEGLGLTADWAYRIVKHIGNYGESFERTVGSRSVLRMSRGQNALWTKGGLQYAPPIR; encoded by the coding sequence ATGATCAGGATCATCAGCGCGGCACTGTTCGCCGTCGCGGCGTTGTTCGGCTCCGCGAGCGCGCAAGCGCAGCAGACCCTCGCTCAGATCAAGAGCAGGGGCGTCCTGAACTGTGGCTCCAACACCGGCCTGATCGGCTTCGGCGCGCCTGATCCGCAGGGCAACTGGAGCGGCCTCGACGTCGAGTATTGCCGCGCCATCGCCGCGGCGATCTTCAATGATCCGAGCAAGGTGAAGTTCATCCCGCTCTCGGCCAATGACCGCTTCAAGGCGCTCCTGGCCAGCGAGGTCGACGTGCTCGTGCGCAATTCGACCTGGACGATCAGCAACGACACCCCGCCCGGCCTGCTCTTCACCAACGTCAACTATTACGATGGGCAGGGCCTGATGGTGCGCCGCAAGCTCGGCGTCATGTCGGTGATGCAGCTGGCCGGCGCCTCGATCTGCGTGCAGCGTGGCACGACGACCGAGCTCAATCTCGTCGACTTCTTCAAGACCAATAATCTGCGCCACACGATCGTGTCCTTCGACACCGGTCCGGAGACGTTGAAGGCCTACGATGCCGGTCGCTGCGACGCCTTCACCACGGACGCCTCGTCGCTCTATTCCGAGCGCCTGAAGCTGACGGCGCCGGACGACCACATGGTCCTCGTCGAGATCATCTCGAAGGAGCCGCTCGGCCCGCTGACCCGCGACAACGATTCGCAATGGTTCAAGCTGGTGCGCTGGGTCCATTTCGCCATGTTGAACGCCGAGGAGCTCGGCGTGACCAAGGCCAATGTCGACCAGATGCGGGGCTCGACCAACCCGGAGATCCGGCGCCTGCTCGGCATCGACGGCAAGTTCGGCGAAGGCCTCGGCCTGACGGCCGACTGGGCCTACCGGATCGTCAAGCATATCGGCAATTACGGCGAGAGCTTCGAACGCACGGTCGGCAGCCGCTCGGTGCTGAGGATGTCGCGCGGCCAGAACGCGCTCTGGACCAAGGGGGGCTTGCAGTACGCGCCGCCGATCCGGTGA
- a CDS encoding amino acid ABC transporter substrate-binding protein, giving the protein MKQIIGAALIAVSAAICASGALAQSPTLAQVKNRGILHCGSGTGLAGFGIPDQQGNWSGMDVDVCRAVAAAVFNDPTKVKFIPLSAKDRFTSLQSGEVDLLSRTTTWTLSRDTALGLNFAGVNYYDGQGFMVRKKLGVDSVLKLAGASICTQQGTTTELNLADYFRSNKIKYEVVAFASNQETVKAYEAGRCDAFTTDASGLYAERLTLSTPDDHMVLPEIISKEPLGPVVRHGDDVWLDIVKWSLFAMVNAEELGITKANADEMLKSDNPEIKRFVGTEGKFGEPMGLTNDWAYRIIKHVGNYGESFERNVGSGSLLKIARGQNALWSKGGLQYAPPIR; this is encoded by the coding sequence ATGAAACAGATCATTGGCGCGGCGCTCATCGCCGTCTCCGCCGCCATATGCGCGAGCGGAGCGCTAGCCCAGTCGCCTACTCTGGCGCAGGTCAAGAATCGCGGCATCCTGCATTGCGGCTCCGGTACGGGTCTCGCCGGTTTCGGCATCCCTGATCAGCAGGGTAACTGGAGCGGCATGGACGTCGACGTCTGCCGCGCCGTCGCCGCGGCCGTCTTCAACGATCCGACCAAGGTCAAGTTCATCCCGCTCTCGGCCAAGGACCGCTTCACCTCGCTGCAGTCGGGCGAGGTCGATCTGCTGTCGCGCACGACGACCTGGACGCTCTCGCGCGACACCGCGCTCGGCTTGAACTTCGCCGGCGTCAATTACTACGACGGCCAGGGCTTCATGGTGCGCAAGAAGCTCGGCGTCGATTCCGTGCTGAAGCTCGCCGGCGCCTCGATCTGCACCCAGCAGGGCACCACGACCGAACTCAACCTCGCGGACTATTTCCGCAGCAACAAGATCAAGTACGAGGTCGTCGCCTTCGCCTCCAACCAGGAGACGGTCAAGGCCTATGAGGCCGGCCGCTGCGACGCCTTTACCACTGACGCCTCGGGCCTTTACGCCGAGCGCCTGACCCTCTCGACTCCGGACGACCACATGGTGTTGCCGGAAATCATCTCGAAGGAACCGCTCGGTCCGGTCGTGCGCCATGGCGACGATGTCTGGCTCGATATCGTCAAGTGGTCGCTCTTCGCTATGGTCAATGCCGAGGAACTGGGCATCACCAAGGCCAATGCCGACGAAATGCTCAAATCCGACAATCCGGAGATCAAGCGTTTCGTCGGGACCGAAGGCAAGTTCGGCGAGCCGATGGGCCTGACCAATGATTGGGCCTATCGGATCATCAAGCACGTCGGGAACTACGGCGAGAGCTTCGAGCGCAATGTCGGCTCTGGCTCGCTCCTCAAGATTGCGCGCGGCCAGAACGCGCTCTGGAGCAAGGGCGGGCTGCAATACGCGCCGCCGATCCGCTGA
- a CDS encoding amino acid ABC transporter permease — protein sequence MSTTSAEIKPGKASLLYDPKIRGYVYQFLLLAVVGFLIWSAASNAIENLRAQKIASGFGFWHNASGFDINQKLIPYDASTGTYGRAFWVGLLNTLLVASIGIVLATFLGFFVGVARLSSNWIVSKIAMIYVEVIRNVPLLLQLFFWYNAVLKPLPNPRQSIVLPAGFLLNNRGLYVPDPQFGPGGNLIIWAFLIGLVATFVFRSWARKQQAATGKQYPIGLVALGLIIVLPTLVYFVTGRPITFVYPELAGFNLRGGIQIFPEFVALLVGLTTYTAGFIAEVVRAGILAVSKGQTEAANALGLRAGPTLKLVVIPQAMRVIIPPLTSNYLNLTKNSSLAVAIGYPDLVQVFTGTVLNQTGQAVEVVAITMAVYLTISLVTSLFMNIYNKRMALVER from the coding sequence GTGTCGACCACTTCCGCAGAGATCAAGCCGGGCAAGGCCTCGCTGCTCTACGACCCGAAGATCCGGGGCTATGTCTATCAGTTCCTGTTGCTCGCCGTGGTGGGCTTCCTGATCTGGTCCGCAGCCTCGAACGCGATCGAGAACCTGCGGGCTCAGAAGATCGCGTCCGGCTTTGGCTTCTGGCACAACGCCTCCGGCTTCGACATCAACCAGAAGCTGATCCCCTACGACGCCTCGACCGGCACTTATGGCCGCGCCTTCTGGGTCGGCCTGCTGAACACGTTGCTCGTCGCCTCGATCGGCATTGTGCTGGCGACCTTCCTCGGCTTTTTCGTTGGCGTCGCCCGGCTGTCGAGCAACTGGATCGTCTCGAAGATCGCGATGATCTATGTCGAGGTCATCCGCAACGTGCCGCTGCTGCTGCAGCTGTTCTTCTGGTACAATGCGGTGCTGAAGCCGCTGCCCAACCCGCGCCAGTCGATCGTGCTGCCGGCCGGTTTCCTGCTCAACAACCGCGGGCTCTACGTTCCCGATCCGCAGTTCGGGCCCGGCGGCAACCTGATCATCTGGGCGTTCCTGATCGGCCTCGTCGCCACCTTCGTGTTCCGGTCCTGGGCCCGCAAGCAGCAGGCCGCGACCGGCAAGCAATATCCCATCGGCCTCGTCGCCCTCGGCTTGATCATCGTCCTGCCGACGCTGGTCTATTTCGTCACCGGTCGGCCGATCACCTTCGTCTATCCCGAGCTTGCCGGCTTCAACCTGCGCGGCGGCATCCAGATCTTCCCGGAGTTCGTCGCATTGCTGGTCGGCCTCACGACCTACACCGCCGGCTTCATCGCCGAAGTGGTCCGTGCCGGCATCCTCGCTGTATCCAAAGGTCAGACCGAGGCGGCCAATGCGCTCGGCCTACGAGCGGGGCCGACGCTCAAGCTCGTCGTCATTCCGCAGGCGATGCGCGTGATCATCCCGCCGCTGACCTCGAACTATCTCAACCTGACCAAGAACTCCTCGCTCGCGGTCGCGATCGGCTATCCCGATCTCGTCCAGGTCTTCACCGGCACGGTGCTGAACCAGACCGGCCAGGCAGTCGAGGTCGTCGCCATCACCATGGCGGTCTATCTGACCATCTCGCTGGTCACGTCTCTGTTCATGAACATCTACAACAAGCGCATGGCGCTGGTGGAACGGTGA
- a CDS encoding amino acid ABC transporter permease, with amino-acid sequence MTDATTEMAPFAFVRKETLEQQPAPLSVAGPLAWVRQHLLSSPLNIALTLICLYLVIDTVPGMIRFYFLDAVWSGTSRDACLADKVGRPVGACWAYIADRFQYFIYGSYPIAQRWRVNIVFAMFALGVVWLLWTNAPKKKLGIFFFFVLLPISAYVLLLGGPGAERFLGFCLTVTLVLAALYVVLSFVPQLVSFYIGEAAVGVVRELPTWKRFSGPKQLVLFALAVFVLLNLLANSPGLPRVDTGLWGGMTVTFLIAAVGIVFSLPLGVVLALGRRSKLPIIQLLSVIFIEFVRGVPLITVLFMANTMLPLFVPQEYSPDRLLRPLVGVALFAAAYMAEVVRGGLQAMPKGQYEGAMSLGLGYWSMMRLIILPQALRIVIPGIVNTFIGLFKDTTLVTIVGIFDFLRTIEATLVDPTWATPTTRATGYAFAAVFYFLCCWGMSRYSIAVEKRLAAGQKR; translated from the coding sequence ATGACCGACGCAACCACCGAAATGGCCCCCTTCGCCTTCGTCCGCAAGGAAACGCTGGAGCAGCAGCCGGCGCCGCTCTCCGTCGCCGGGCCGCTCGCCTGGGTCAGGCAGCATCTGCTCTCCAGCCCGCTCAACATCGCGCTGACTCTGATCTGCCTCTATCTCGTCATCGATACGGTGCCAGGGATGATCAGGTTCTATTTCCTCGATGCGGTCTGGTCCGGCACCAGCCGCGACGCCTGCCTCGCCGACAAGGTCGGCCGGCCCGTGGGCGCCTGCTGGGCCTATATCGCCGATCGCTTCCAGTACTTCATCTATGGCTCCTATCCGATCGCGCAGCGCTGGCGCGTGAACATCGTCTTCGCCATGTTCGCGCTCGGCGTGGTCTGGCTGCTGTGGACGAACGCGCCGAAGAAGAAGCTCGGCATCTTCTTCTTCTTCGTGCTGCTGCCGATCTCGGCTTATGTGCTGCTGCTCGGCGGCCCTGGCGCCGAGCGCTTCCTTGGCTTCTGCCTGACGGTGACGCTGGTGCTCGCGGCGCTCTATGTCGTGCTGTCATTCGTGCCGCAGCTTGTCAGCTTCTACATTGGCGAGGCCGCGGTCGGTGTGGTCCGGGAGTTGCCGACCTGGAAGCGCTTCTCCGGGCCTAAACAGCTCGTCCTGTTCGCTCTCGCGGTCTTCGTCCTCCTCAACCTGCTCGCGAATAGCCCCGGTCTGCCCAGGGTCGACACCGGCCTCTGGGGCGGCATGACCGTGACCTTCCTGATCGCGGCGGTCGGCATCGTCTTCTCGCTGCCGCTCGGCGTGGTCCTGGCGCTCGGCCGGCGCTCCAAGCTGCCGATCATCCAGCTGCTCTCGGTGATCTTCATCGAGTTCGTCCGCGGCGTGCCGCTGATCACCGTGCTGTTCATGGCCAACACCATGCTGCCGCTGTTCGTGCCGCAGGAATATTCGCCGGACCGGCTGCTGCGCCCGCTTGTCGGCGTCGCGCTCTTCGCTGCCGCCTATATGGCGGAGGTGGTGCGCGGCGGCCTGCAGGCCATGCCCAAGGGCCAGTACGAGGGCGCGATGTCGCTCGGCCTCGGCTATTGGAGCATGATGCGGTTGATCATCCTGCCCCAGGCGCTGCGGATCGTGATCCCGGGCATCGTCAACACCTTCATCGGGCTGTTCAAGGACACGACGCTGGTCACCATCGTCGGCATCTTCGACTTCCTGCGCACCATCGAGGCGACCTTGGTCGATCCGACCTGGGCGACGCCGACCACCCGCGCGACGGGCTATGCATTCGCTGCGGTTTTCTATTTCCTGTGTTGCTGGGGCATGTCTCGCTACTCGATCGCGGTCGAGAAGCGGCTCGCCGCCGGCCAGAAGCGTTGA
- a CDS encoding amino acid ABC transporter ATP-binding protein, whose protein sequence is MIGVNKWYGEFHVLRDINLKVSRGEKLVICGPSGSGKSTMIRCINRLEEHQKGQIIVDGTELTNDLKKIDEIRRDVGMVFQHFNLFPHLTILENLTLAPIWVRKMPKKDAEEIGMHYLKRVKIPEQAHKYPGQLSGGQQQRVAIARSLCMSPKIMLFDEPTSALDPEMVKEVLDTMVSLADEGMTMLCVTHEMGFARQVADRVIFMDAGQIVEMNEPNEFFKNPQHERTKLFLSQILH, encoded by the coding sequence ATGATCGGCGTCAACAAGTGGTACGGCGAGTTCCACGTGCTGCGTGACATCAATCTGAAGGTGTCGCGCGGTGAGAAGCTGGTCATTTGCGGCCCGTCCGGCTCGGGCAAGTCGACGATGATCCGCTGCATCAACCGGCTGGAGGAGCACCAGAAGGGCCAGATCATCGTCGACGGCACCGAGCTCACCAACGACCTCAAGAAGATCGACGAGATCCGCCGCGATGTCGGCATGGTCTTCCAGCACTTCAACCTGTTCCCGCATCTGACGATCCTCGAGAACCTGACTCTGGCGCCGATCTGGGTGCGCAAGATGCCCAAGAAGGACGCCGAGGAGATCGGCATGCACTATCTCAAGCGCGTGAAGATCCCCGAGCAGGCTCATAAATATCCGGGCCAGCTCTCCGGCGGCCAGCAGCAGCGCGTCGCCATCGCCCGCTCGCTCTGTATGAGCCCCAAGATCATGCTGTTCGACGAGCCGACCTCGGCGCTCGATCCGGAAATGGTCAAGGAGGTGCTCGACACCATGGTCTCGCTCGCCGACGAGGGCATGACCATGCTCTGTGTCACCCACGAGATGGGCTTCGCCCGCCAGGTCGCCGACCGGGTCATCTTCATGGACGCCGGCCAGATCGTCGAGATGAACGAGCCCAACGAGTTCTTCAAGAACCCGCAGCACGAGCGCACCAAGCTCTTCCTCAGCCAGATCCTGCACTGA
- a CDS encoding glycerophosphodiester phosphodiesterase has protein sequence MKNLLLSTSLLTALALQASAAQAQSPVPTLDGKPALIAGHRGASGYLPEHTLEGYKLAIEQGADFIEPDLVATKDGHLVVRHEPIMSGTTDVATRPEFAARKTTRKVDGVDTTDWFASDFTLAELKTLRAKQAFADRDQSHNGKYEIPTLQQVIDLAKSESARTGRTIGIYPEIKHSTYHSALGLAIEDKLLDQLKAAGWTEKTSPVIIQSFETANLKYLRGKTQLRLIQLVDADDVDKDGGIVLAAPFDKPYDFVVTGDKRTFKDLVTAEGLKEIKTYADGVAPWKPYLMPAKQVIGDDGKPRDLNGDGTIDERDRVLLPPTDVVKNAHAVGLFVHTWTFRSEPKRLASDFKGDPQAEYKAYLALGIDGLFSDFPDQAVKARNAK, from the coding sequence ATGAAGAACCTCCTTCTCTCGACATCGCTTCTCACCGCACTGGCGCTCCAGGCCTCGGCCGCACAGGCACAGAGCCCCGTGCCGACGCTCGACGGAAAGCCGGCCCTGATCGCCGGCCATCGCGGTGCCAGCGGCTATCTGCCCGAGCACACGCTCGAAGGCTACAAGCTCGCGATCGAGCAAGGCGCCGACTTCATCGAGCCGGATCTGGTCGCGACCAAGGACGGCCATCTCGTCGTCCGCCACGAGCCGATCATGTCGGGCACCACCGATGTCGCGACCCGGCCGGAGTTCGCCGCGCGCAAGACGACCCGCAAGGTCGACGGCGTCGACACCACCGACTGGTTCGCCTCCGACTTCACGCTCGCCGAGCTCAAGACGCTGCGGGCCAAGCAGGCCTTCGCCGATCGCGACCAGTCGCATAACGGCAAATACGAGATCCCGACGCTGCAGCAGGTCATCGATCTCGCCAAGTCCGAGAGCGCCCGCACCGGCCGCACCATCGGCATCTATCCGGAGATCAAGCACTCGACCTATCACTCGGCTCTGGGCCTGGCGATCGAGGACAAGCTGCTCGATCAGCTCAAGGCCGCCGGCTGGACGGAGAAAACCTCGCCGGTGATCATCCAGAGCTTCGAGACCGCCAACCTCAAATATCTGCGCGGCAAGACGCAATTGCGTCTGATCCAGCTCGTCGACGCCGATGATGTCGACAAGGATGGCGGCATCGTCCTCGCCGCCCCGTTCGACAAGCCCTACGACTTCGTCGTCACCGGCGACAAGCGCACCTTCAAGGACCTCGTCACTGCCGAGGGATTGAAGGAGATCAAGACCTATGCTGACGGCGTCGCCCCCTGGAAGCCCTATCTGATGCCGGCCAAGCAGGTGATCGGCGACGACGGGAAGCCGCGCGACCTCAATGGCGACGGCACGATCGACGAGCGCGACCGCGTACTGCTGCCACCGACCGACGTGGTGAAGAACGCCCACGCCGTCGGCCTCTTCGTCCACACCTGGACCTTCCGCAGCGAGCCCAAGCGCCTCGCCTCCGACTTCAAGGGCGATCCGCAGGCCGAATACAAGGCCTATCTGGCGCTCGGCATCGACGGGCTGTTCTCGGACTTCCCGGACCAGGCGGTGAAGGCACGCAACGCCAAGTAA
- a CDS encoding pentapeptide repeat-containing protein, protein MAERRYGEPAPKTVETIAGADWYGDEIDRRRFQSTLFTDLDLSEARNTGCVFNECTFRRARFNGSTHHSAAFMNCTFSACNFFDTTFTECKFVGSMFDGCQFDSMEVIDGDWSFVGLPGADLRKASFRGTRLREADLTGARCQDGSIREVDLSGAWLHSADFSNCDLRGSDLSALEPANTQLSGAIITIDQTIVVARALGLDVRKK, encoded by the coding sequence ATGGCTGAACGGAGATATGGCGAGCCCGCCCCCAAGACGGTCGAAACGATTGCCGGTGCGGATTGGTATGGCGACGAGATCGACCGGCGACGCTTTCAAAGCACGCTGTTTACCGATCTCGATCTGAGCGAGGCCCGGAACACGGGCTGCGTCTTCAATGAATGCACCTTTCGCCGGGCGCGCTTCAACGGCTCTACGCATCACAGCGCGGCTTTCATGAACTGCACCTTCTCCGCGTGCAATTTCTTCGACACCACCTTCACGGAATGCAAATTCGTAGGAAGCATGTTCGACGGCTGTCAGTTTGACAGCATGGAGGTCATCGACGGCGACTGGTCCTTCGTCGGCCTTCCCGGGGCGGATTTGCGGAAAGCGAGCTTTCGCGGCACCCGATTGCGGGAAGCGGACCTGACAGGCGCGCGGTGTCAGGATGGCTCGATCCGGGAGGTCGATTTGTCCGGAGCCTGGCTGCACAGCGCCGATTTTTCGAATTGTGATCTGCGAGGAAGCGATCTGAGTGCGCTGGAGCCCGCCAACACCCAGCTCAGCGGCGCGATCATCACGATCGACCAGACTATTGTCGTTGCCAGAGCTTTGGGCCTGGACGTTCGCAAAAAGTGA